In Salmo trutta chromosome 37, fSalTru1.1, whole genome shotgun sequence, the following proteins share a genomic window:
- the LOC115177516 gene encoding gastrula zinc finger protein XlCGF57.1: protein MKSKPGKKQHNKTKRTKHHRDPIKTECGTQLDDVDCNREEPDISQSPYITKGVYISSIKIKEEPTDFEQQGMGEEPNRSVPSFQKNHIKHQNTSSPMTGCSEISRSPVVMLTRLSNVVVKTLLRDTKVCLVKEENPDETDEVSTSQFFPCPHCTISFTDCYFLENHIKTKHQKQYLALFKSHVSTSKTVYAPTHSCPHCSCMFHTPRQLHVHIRQAHPSPSLRKLHPCPYCARSFQYIARLHTHCKVWHKMAVTFTDGYLSCADCGKSFKNSWGLGPHQCHKPEDTKPEDGPVCLNIGMPCSECGKSCSSPQNLRIHMRTHTGEKPYVCKECGKSFSEASSHCKHMMIHSGVKPFKCQDCGKDFARMWHLRVHMTVHSGEKPLSCPKCDRRFAYSYSLKLHLRTHSGERPFKCTVCGKDFADKGYLKTHLKIHNNERNYHCGVCGLKFINIAALKTHQRTHTGERPFHCTVCDKTFFRHAHLKNHQRTHTGEKPYTCTECSKSFTQSGDLTKHIRSHTGEKPYECSVCHGCYTSSGDLGKHMRIHNNSRPYHCQECDKSFRMVGHLKTHMRTHTGERPYSCPRCHRTFARAHHLSGHLPRCC from the exons ATGAAGAGCAAACCTGGGAAAAAGCAACACAACAAAACCAAGAGGACTAAACACCATCGAGACCCCATCAAAACAGAGTGTGGAACACAGTTAGATGATGTTGACTGCAATAGAGAAGAACCAGACATTAGCCAATCACCCTACATTACTAAAGGGGTATATATCAGCTCCATCAAAATCAAAGAGGAACCAACAGACTTTGAACAGCAGGGAATGGGAGAGGAACCAAACCGTTCTGTTCCTTCCTTCCAGAAGAACCACATCAAACATCAAAATACATCCAGTCCTATGACCGGATGTAGCGAGATATCAAGGAGTCCTGTGGTGATGCTTACAAGATTGTCTAAT GTGGTGGTTAAGACTCTTCTGCGAGACACTAAAGtgtgtttggtgaaggaggaaaaCCCAGACGAGACAGATGAAG tctctactTCTCAGTTCTTTCCTTGTCCACACTGCACCATCTCCTTCACTGACTGTTACTTCCTGGAGAACCATATCAAGACCAAACACCAGAAGCAGTACCTGGCTTTGTTCAAAAGCCATGTCTCAACAAGTAAAACCGTGTATGCCCCCACACACAGCTGTCCCCACTGTAGCTGTATGTTCCATACCCCACGACAGCTACACGTCCACATCCGTcaggcccacccctctccctctctaaggAAACTCCACCCCTGCCCCTATTGTGCCCGCAGCTTCCAGTACATAGCCAGACTGCATACTCACTGCAAGGTTTGGCACAAAATGGCTGTTACTTTCACCGATGGATACCTCAGTTGCGCTGACTGTGGAAAGAGCTTCAAGAATTCCTGGGGACTGGGGCCTCACCAGTGTCACAAACCTGAGGACACTAAGCCTGAGGATGGCCCTGTCTGTCTGAACATCGGCATGCCATGCTCAGAGTGTGGCAAAAGCTGCTCTAGTCCTCAGAATCTGCGCattcacatgcgcacacacaccggCGAAAAGCCTTACGTCTGTAAGGAGTGTGGCAAGAGCTTCTCAGAAGCCAGCAGTCATTGCAAACACATGATGATACACTCAGGGGTCAAGCCATTCAAATGCCAAGACTGCGGAAAGGATTTTGCCCGGATGTGGCACCTCCGAGTTCACATGACCGTTCACTCTGGCGAGAAGCCTTTATCCTGCCCCAAATGTGACAGGCGGTTTGCATACAGTTATTCTTTGAAGCTTCACCTGCGCACACACTCAGGGGAGAGACCTTTCAAATGTACTGTGTGTGGTAAAGACTTTGCGGACAAAGGTTATCTGAAGACGCATCTGAAGATCCACAACAATGAAAGGAACTACCATTGTGGGGTTTGTGGGCTGAAGTTCATAAACATTGCAGCATTGAAAACCCACCAGCGCACACACACTGGGGAACGGCCTTTCCATTGCACAGTGTGTGACAAGACATTTTTCCGACACGCACACCTGAAGAACCACCAGCGCACTCACACAGGTGAGAAACCATACACATGTACTGAGTGCAGCAAAAGCTTCACTCAGTCTGGAGATCTCACAAAACACATACGCagccacactggagagaagccgtaTGAATGTTCTGTCTGCCACGGCTGCTATACCTCTTCAGGGGATCTGGGCAAACACATGAGGATCCACAATAACTCACGGCCATATCACTGCCAGGAGTGTGACAAAAGCTTCCGCATGGTCGGTCACCTTAAAACTCACATGAGGACCCACACTGGGGAGAGACCGTACTCCTGCCCCCGCTGCCATCGTACTTTTGCTCGCGCCCACCACCTCTCTGGTCACCTGCCTAGATGTTGCTGA
- the LOC115177517 gene encoding gastrula zinc finger protein XlCGF57.1 translates to MKSKPGKKQHNKTKRTKHHRDPIKTECGTQLDDVDCNREEPDISQSPYITKGVYISSIKIKEEPTDFEQQGMGEEPNRSVPSFQKNHIKHQNTSSPMTRCSEISRSPVVMLTRLSNVVVKTLLRDTKVCLVKEKNPDETDEVSTSQFFPCPHCTISFTDCYFLENHIKTKHQKQYLALFKSHVSTSKTVYAPTHSCPHCSCMFHTPRQLHVHIRQAHPSPSLRKLHPCPYCARSFQYIARLHTHCKVWHKMAVTFIDRYLSCADCGKSFKNSWGLGPHQCHKPEDTKPEDGPVCLNIGMPCSECGKSCSSPQNLRIHMRTHTGEKPYVCKECGKSFSEDSSYRKYMMIHSGVKPFKCQDCGKGFARMGRLRVHMTIHSGEKSFSCSKCDRRFAYKDCLKLHLRTHSGERPFKCTVCGKDFAYRNYLKTHLKIHNNERNYHCGVCGLKFINIAALKTHQRTHTGERPFHCTVCDKTFFRLAHLKNHQRTHTGEKPYTCTECGKSFTQSGDLTKHKRIHTGERPFECSECHRRFICSADLTRHMRIHNNSRPYPCQECDKRFRLAKHLKIHMRTHTGERPYSCHRCHRTFARTHHLTGHLPRCR, encoded by the exons ATGAAGAGCAAACCTGGGAAAAAGCAACACAACAAAACCAAGAGGACTAAACACCATCGAGACCCCATCAAAACAGAGTGTGGAACACAGTTAGATGATGTTGACTGCAATAGAGAAGAACCAGACATTAGCCAATCACCCTACATTACTAAAGGGGTATATATCAGCTCCATCAAAATCAAAGAGGAACCAACAGACTTTGAACAGCAGGGAATGGGAGAGGAACCAAACCGTTCTGTTCCTTCCTTCCAGAAGAACCACATCAAACATCAAAATACATCCAGTCCTATGACCCGGTGTAGCGAGATATCAAGGAGTCCTGTGGTGATGCTAACAAGATTGTCTAAT GTGGTGGTTAAGACTCTTCTGCGAGACACTAAAGTGTGTTTGGTGAAGGAGAAAAACCCAGATGAGACAGATGAAG tctctactTCTCAATTCTTTCCTTGTCCACACTGCACCATCTCCTTCACTGACTGTTACTTCCTGGAGAACCATATCAAGACCAAACACCAGAAGCAGTACCTGGCTTTGTTCAAAAGCCATGTCTCAACAAGTAAAACCGTGTATGCCCCCACACACAGCTGTCCCCACTGTAGCTGTATGTTCCATACCCCACGACAGCTACACGTCCACATCCGTcaggcccacccctctccctctctaaggAAACTCCACCCCTGCCCCTATTGTGCCCGGAGCTTCCAGTACATAGCCAGACTGCATACTCACTGCAAGGTTTGGCACAAAATGGCTGTTACTTTCATCGATAGATACCTCAGTTGCGCTGACTGTGGAAAGAGCTTCAAGAATTCCTGGGGACTGGGGCCTCACCAGTGTCACAAACCTGAGGACACTAAGCCTGAGGATGGCCCTGTCTGTCTGAACATCGGCATGCCATGCTCAGAGTGTGGCAAAAGCTGCTCTAGTCCTCAGAATCTGCGCattcacatgcgcacacacaccggCGAAAAGCCTTACGTCTGCAAGGAGTGTGGCAAGAGCTTCTCAGAAGACAGCAGTTACCGCAAATACATGATGATTCACTCGGGGGTCAAGCCATTCAAATGCCAGGATTGTGGAAAGGGTTTTGCCCGGATGGGGCGCCTCCGAGTTCACATGACTATTCACTCTGGCGAGAAGTCTTTCTCCTGCTCCAAATGTGACAGACGGTTTGCATACAAGGACTGTCTGAAGCTTCACCTGCGCACACACTCAGGGGAGAGACCTTTTAAATGTACTGTGTGTGGTAAAGACTTTGCTTACAGAAATTATCTGAAGACGCATCTGAAGATCCACAACAATGAAAGGAACTACCATTGTGGGGTTTGTGGGCTGAAGTTCATAAACATTGCAGCATTGAAAACCCACCAGCGCACACACACTGGGGAAAGGCCTTTCCATTGCACAGTGTGTGACAAGACATTTTTCCGACTCGCACACCTGAAGAACCACCAGCGCACTCACACAGGTGAGAAACCATACACCTGTACAGAGTGCGGTAAAAGCTTCACTCAGTCTGGAGATCTGACCAAACACAAGCGCATCCACACTGGGGAGAGGCCATTTGAATGTTCTGAATGCCACCGACGGTTTATCTGTTCTGCTGATCTGACCAGACACATGAGGATCCACAATAACTCACGGCCATATCCCTGCCAAGAGTGTGACAAGAGATTCCGCTTGGCCAAACACCTTAAAATTCACATGAGGACCCACACTGGGGAGAGACCATACTCCTGCCACCGCTGCCATCGCACCTTTGCTCGCACCCACCACCTCACCGGTCACCTGCCTAGATGTCGCTGA